The Fundulus heteroclitus isolate FHET01 chromosome 13, MU-UCD_Fhet_4.1, whole genome shotgun sequence genome contains a region encoding:
- the LOC118565200 gene encoding uncharacterized protein LOC118565200 produces the protein MLQGCQTLCHLPSGSEKSSPEVISRWITLKMEIVELISTGAEIVMAAIALGQTISELAPQRQCDVQITNFSDRYILANPGMFLCKGVCINPLSPKIVPSESGGALFAKVPLTGHGFSGIITYDLFNISTSKITEQMVVYFKVPYDLNLKANKYAVGVFDVCRGCNVNLHEEMAKKKDITFIRGKAKGPSLTHVSQDVTISATMSDSYSSVIKVSLSDY, from the exons atgttgCAAGGCTGCCAGACCCTCTGCCACTTACCATCTGGTTCAGAGAAGTCTTCCCCTGAAGTCATCAGCAG gtggatcacgcTGAAAATGGAGATTGTGGAACTAATAAGCACTGGAGCTGAAATCGTGATGGCTGCCATCGCTCTTGGCCAAACCATAAGTGAATTGGCACCACAACGACAATGCGACGTTCAGATCACCAATTTTTCAGACCGCTACATTCTCGCAAATCCTGG GATGTTTCTCTGCAAGGGAGTCTGCATTAATCCTTTGTCTCCCAAAATTGTACCATCTGAATCCGGAGGTGCGTTGTTTGCCAAGGTGCCCCTTACAGGACATGGATTTTCTGGCATTATCACCTATGATCTTTTTAACATTTCCACTAGCAAAATCACTGAGCAAATGGTTGTGTACTTCAAGGTTCCCTATGATTTAAACTTGAAGGCAAATAAATATGCAGTGGGAGTCTTTGATGTTTGCAGGGGGTGTAATGTGAATCTGCATGAAGAAATGGCAAAGAAAAAGGACATAACATTTATTCGAGGCAAAGCCAAGGGCCCCTCCCTGACTCACGTGAGCCAAGACGTCACTATAAGTGCCACAATGTCAGACAGCTATTCTTCTGTAATAAAGGTGAGCTTAAGTGACTACTGA